A window of Primulina huaijiensis isolate GDHJ02 chromosome 9, ASM1229523v2, whole genome shotgun sequence contains these coding sequences:
- the LOC140985073 gene encoding flavonoid 4'-O-methyltransferase 3-like, with amino-acid sequence MESKAKTRSQLQEKEAQAALVDIWKYVFAFTPMAVLKCAIELQISETVESHGGYITLPELSVALHCSPSSLHRIMRYLIHHGFFKETRIIRDQESSVCYTQTPHSRLLLKDGMAAFILLQSSPVMLAPWHGLSGRAMLKGACPFEAAHGGLDLWKYAAANPDYSKLINDAMACHARLAVSAIVYQYPEAFEGISSLVDVGGGDGTALNALVKACPWIRGVNYDLPHVISVAPHRQGVEHVGGDMFKMVPKGDAAFLMWVLHDWSDDECIQILRNCMEAIPRDKGKVIIVEAVVEVGEGVDEYSEIRLALDMVMMAYTEKGKERTWEEWGCLLNEVGFTKYTEKRIEDVLSVIEAYP; translated from the exons ATGGAATCCAAAGCCAAAACACGATCACAACTCCAAGAAAAAGAAGCACAAGCTGCCCTGGTGGATATATGGAAGTATGTATTTGCTTTCACTCCAATGGCAGTACTAAAATGTGCTATAGAACTTCAAATATCTGAGACCGTTGAATCACATGGAGGATACATCACGCTCCCCGAGCTATCCGTCGCCTTGCACTGCTCCCCCTCTTCCCTCCACCGTATCATGAGATACTTGATCCACCACGGTTTCTTCAAGGAAACTCGGATCATTCGAGACCAAGAATCATCAGTCTGCTACACCCAAACGCCACATTCTCGATTGCTTTTGAAAGATGGCATGGCTGCTTTCATCCTGCTCCAGAGCAGCCCCGTGATGCTCGCCCCGTGGCATGGCCTAAGCGGACGTGCTATGCTGAAAGGTGCTTGTCCGTTTGAGGCCGCACACGGCGGGCTCGACTTATGGAAATATGCGGCAGCAAATCCTGATTATAGTAAATTAATCAATGATGCGATGGCATGCCATGCGAGGTTGGCTGTTTCAGCAATCGTTTATCAGTATCCTGAGGCGTTCGAGGGGATCAGTTCTTTGGTGGACGTTGGTGGTGGGGATGGGACGGCCCTTAACGCCTTGGTGAAGGCTTGTCCGTGGATTCGAGGGGTTAACTACGATCTCCCGCATGTCATTTCTGTCGCACCGCATCGTCAAGGTGTGGAGCATGTTGGTGGCGACATGTTCAAAATGGTTCCCAAGGGCGATGCCGCTTTTCTTATG tgggTGTTACACGATTGGAGCGACGACGAATGCATTCAAATACTGCGAAATTGTATGGAAGCAATTCCTAGGGACAAGGGGAAGGTGATCATCGTGGAGGCGGTGGTCGAAGTAGGTGAAGGGGTTGATGAGTATAGCGAGATTCGTTTGGCGTTGGACATGGTGATGATGGCTTACACGGAGAAAGGAAAAGAAAGAACTTGGGAAGAATGGGGATGCTTGTTGAACGAGGTTGGCTTTACAAAATACACAGAGAAACGCATTGAAGATGTTTTATCTGTTATAGAAGCTTACCCATGA